A stretch of DNA from Gemmatimonadota bacterium:
GAGGGGGCACATCGGGACGACCATCCAAATTATCCGCGCGCTATTTTCAAGACACGTATTACGCCGACGAAACCGTGCGGTATCTACGCGAAAAAAGGGATCCCGACAAACCCTTTATCCTCTGGTCATCCTACTTCATGCCGCACACACCACTCGTCCCAATGCAACAATACTTCGACCTCTACAATCCCGAAACCCTCACCCTGCCCCAACGCAGCGACAGCGCGCTGGAAACCGGCTTTGAAGGCCACCTCATTCGCGCCAAACAGCGGGGGTGGTACGCGCAAACAGACCGGGAACTCGGCCGCGCACTCGCAGGATACTACGGCAACATCAGCCAGATGGATGCGTGCATCGGTAAAGTATTCGACACACTCTACGACCTCGGCCTCGACCAGAACACTATCATCGTCTATACCTCTGACCACGGCGAAATGGCCGGCGTTCAATCCCAGTGCAGAT
This window harbors:
- a CDS encoding sulfatase-like hydrolase/transferase, which codes for MTNHRPNILFFCSDQHQTAASGCYGHAEAQTPNIDRIAASGIRFNRAYCQSPVCVPARGSIITAQYPHTHGARILQDALSPNTRTIAHHFAEHGYQTGAIGKMHFVDETQKHGFDYRLEMGDFRKTLTDEERRELQRDQGGGGGTSGRPSKLSARYFQDTYYADETVRYLREKRDPDKPFILWSSYFMPHTPLVPMQQYFDLYNPETLTLPQRSDSALETGFEGHLIRAKQRGWYAQTDRELGRALAGYYGNISQMDACIGKVFDTLYDLGLDQNTIIVYTSDHGEMAGVQSQCR